From a single Capsicum annuum cultivar UCD-10X-F1 chromosome 12, UCD10Xv1.1, whole genome shotgun sequence genomic region:
- the LOC107849953 gene encoding UDP-glucosyltransferase 29-like, whose product METKKNTISVLMLPWLAHGHISPFLELAKKLANRNFHIYLCSTPVNLSSIKKGVAQKYSQSIELVELHLPSLPNLPPHYHTTNGLPPHLMNTLKTAYETVAPSFSKLLQTLNPDLVIYDYNQPWAADSATSVNIPAVQFLTFSAAVIALGIHMYDNPGEMFPFPEIYLSEYERLSLDKALQGGKFPFDEGLRRSQDIILMKTCRDFEGKYMDYLSSLVSKKIVPVGTLVQESTNKDDHEEIMQWLDKKDKRSTVFVSFGSEYFLSKEEIHEVAEGLERGKVNFIWVIRFPQGERISIRDALPEGFLELVGERGMVMEGWAPQATILQHASIGGFMSHCGWSSFTESMKFGVPIIAMPMHIDQPMNARLVEYMDMGVEAVRDENGKLQREEIAKAIRKVVVEESGEVVRKKAKELSEKMNAKGDEEIDGVVEELVALCNNK is encoded by the coding sequence ATGGAGACCAAGAAAAACACCATTAGTGTACTCATGTTACCATGGCTAGCTCATGGTCACATTAGTCCATTCCTAGAGCTAGCCAAGAAGCTTGCAAATAGAAACTTCCATATTTACCTGTGTTCCACTCCTGTAAATCTAAGCTCAATCAAGAAAGGAGTTGCACAGAAGTATTCTCAGTCAATAGAATTAGTCGAGTTACATCTTCCGTCTTTGCCAAATCTTCCTCCTCATTACCACACAACGAATGGTCTTCCGCCCCATCTCATGAACACTCTCAAAACAGCTTATGAAACGGTAGCTCCGAGTTTTTCCAAATTATTACAAACTCTAAATCCGGATTTGGTCATTTATGACTACAATCAACCATGGGCTGCTGATTCTGCTACCTCTGTGAACATTCCTGCAGTGCAGTTCCTCACTTTTAGCGCGGCCGTGATTGCTTTGGGCATCCACATGTATGATAATCCAGGAGAGATGTTTCCATTTCCTGAAATTTACCTGAGTGAATACGAAAGACTTTCGTTGGATAAAGCTCTACAAGGTGGGAAGTTCCCATTTGACGAGGGTCTTAGGCGATCACAGGACATTATTCTGATGAAAACTTGCAGAGATTTTGAAGGGAAATATATGGATTATCTTTCAAGTTTAGTCTCCAAGAAAATAGTCCCGGTTGGTACACTAGTTCAAGAATCCACCAACAAAGATGATCATGAGGAGATCATGCAATGGCTTGACAAGAAAGACAAACGTTCAACTGTCTTTGTTTCATTTGGGAGTGAGTATTTTCTATCAAAGGAAGAAATCCATGAAGTAGCTGAAGGACTTGAGCGTGGCAAAGTGAACTTCATTTGGGTCATCAGGTTTCCACAAGGTGAAAGAATTAGCATTCGAGATGCATTACCAGAGGGGTTTCTTGAACTGGTAGGAGAAAGAGGAATGGTTATGGAAGGATGGGCTCCTCAAGCAACAATTCTTCAACATGCATCGATAGGTGGATTCATGAGTCACTGTGGATGGAGTTCTTTTACGGAAAGTATGAAGTTTGGTGTGCCAATAATTGCTATGCCAATGCACATTGACCAACCAATGAATGCTAGGCTAGTGGAATATATGGACATGGGAGTCGAAGCAGTGAGGGATGAGAATGGGAAACTACAACGTGAAGAGATTGCAAAGGCGATAAGGAAGGTGGTAGTGGAGGAAAGTGGGGAGGTTGTGAGGAAGAAAGCTAAGGAGCTGAGTGAGAAGATGAACGCAAAAGGGGATGAAGAGATAGATGGTGTGGTGGAAGAGTTGGTGGCACTTTGTAACAACAAATAA